From a single Bremerella alba genomic region:
- a CDS encoding DUF1559 domain-containing protein — translation MRLQCFAVSSRRAFTLVELLVVIAIIGVLIALLLPAVQQAREAARRIQCTNNIKQIGLAMHNYHDTFLSFPIARQSNSANWAVGILAMMEHGNLQEQYDYDLEWDEGTNLDLATEMPDAFVCPSNPSAGNILSDNGFETTDYSVVRSATNWEFTESLFQSSGPYKMRDITDGTSNTCMTYESVGRADWWVAGKRNPGRSGYNHDYGVSKDPWTSRQNAGWMFPCEVEMNAAGDDMTTVYWTGNRVLNVSNWFGAPYSFHPGGIQMGMADASVRFVPETVSLENVTAFTSINGGEILGEY, via the coding sequence ATGCGTTTGCAGTGCTTTGCCGTGTCGTCTCGCCGTGCGTTTACGCTGGTCGAATTGTTGGTTGTGATCGCCATTATTGGCGTATTGATTGCATTGTTGTTGCCAGCGGTGCAACAGGCCCGCGAAGCTGCCCGGCGGATTCAGTGCACCAACAATATCAAGCAGATTGGCCTGGCGATGCACAATTACCACGACACCTTTCTTAGCTTTCCGATTGCTCGACAATCGAACTCGGCAAACTGGGCCGTGGGCATTTTAGCCATGATGGAACATGGCAATCTGCAAGAGCAATACGACTACGACCTCGAATGGGATGAGGGAACCAATCTCGACCTGGCCACGGAAATGCCAGACGCGTTTGTCTGTCCTTCGAACCCATCGGCAGGCAACATTTTGAGTGATAACGGGTTTGAGACAACGGACTATTCTGTCGTGCGAAGTGCAACAAACTGGGAATTTACCGAGTCTTTGTTTCAGTCCTCAGGTCCTTACAAAATGCGAGATATTACCGACGGTACCAGCAACACGTGCATGACCTACGAATCTGTAGGCCGCGCCGACTGGTGGGTTGCCGGGAAACGCAATCCTGGACGTAGCGGTTACAATCACGACTACGGTGTCAGTAAAGACCCTTGGACATCGCGCCAAAACGCCGGCTGGATGTTCCCCTGCGAAGTAGAAATGAATGCCGCCGGCGATGACATGACGACGGTCTACTGGACTGGAAACCGAGTGCTTAACGTCAGCAACTGGTTCGGTGCCCCTTACTCCTTCCACCCAGGCGGAATTCAAATGGGCATGGCAGACGCCTCGGTCCGTTTTGTTCCTGAAACCGTGTCACTCGAAAATGTAACGGCGTTCACTTCCATCAATGGCGGCGAAATCCTGGGAGAATACTAA
- a CDS encoding glucoamylase family protein, with translation MKRRTFLAAGLSLPLALSGVLPRRAHSEVLPDSSVLDLRGEAFVRDMQRRCYRYFLEAVDLKTQLVADRAATDASNYSLHGSSAACGFGLASHAIAAQYEWAPREEIQQRVRTMLHSLNDLVAHEKGFVYHFFDIKTGQRMLRSEASSVDTALMLAGAMSASVAFQDDSEIGALAEQLYNRVEWTWLLGENGCLHMGYLPEIGILPHQWDQFSEHLILTLLAIGAPSNPIPPSSWDAWRREPVLKFQGQEFLSYPPLFVHQYPMAFFDFQNYRAPNGRSFWENAKIAHHAQINFLTKLGAKYPQRMGHYGPDLWGITSSDSEFGYRDWGGPYKDGRVEPDREIDGTIVPSAAAGALAVLPHEALHTLEFQKDRFGEKIYGHYGFVNAFNPANDWVNPDVIGIDTGISLMMAENMLTGRLWNLFMQHPAAQRGLKLAGFTQTGSTVLTSRP, from the coding sequence ATGAAACGGCGAACTTTCCTCGCGGCTGGCCTTTCGCTTCCCTTGGCTTTAAGCGGAGTGCTGCCGCGCAGGGCACATTCCGAAGTGCTTCCTGATTCGTCAGTCCTCGATCTGCGAGGGGAAGCGTTTGTTCGCGATATGCAGCGACGCTGTTACCGCTATTTCTTGGAAGCGGTCGACCTGAAGACGCAACTGGTTGCCGACCGCGCCGCAACCGACGCAAGCAACTACAGTCTGCACGGCAGTAGTGCTGCATGTGGTTTTGGCCTGGCATCGCACGCAATCGCGGCCCAGTACGAGTGGGCACCTCGCGAAGAGATCCAGCAGCGCGTGCGGACCATGTTGCATTCGCTTAACGACCTCGTCGCTCATGAAAAAGGTTTCGTTTATCACTTCTTCGATATCAAGACAGGCCAGCGAATGCTTCGCTCGGAAGCGTCGTCGGTCGATACGGCCTTGATGCTCGCCGGGGCGATGTCCGCTTCGGTCGCTTTCCAGGACGATTCCGAAATTGGTGCGCTCGCCGAGCAACTTTACAACCGAGTCGAGTGGACTTGGCTACTGGGCGAGAACGGTTGTTTGCACATGGGATACTTGCCAGAGATTGGTATCTTGCCGCACCAGTGGGATCAGTTCAGCGAGCATTTGATTCTCACGTTGCTGGCCATCGGTGCGCCGTCGAACCCGATTCCTCCCTCAAGCTGGGATGCTTGGCGACGCGAGCCGGTGCTGAAATTTCAGGGTCAAGAGTTTCTCAGTTATCCGCCGCTGTTCGTTCATCAGTACCCTATGGCATTCTTCGATTTCCAGAATTACCGCGCACCTAATGGTCGTAGTTTCTGGGAGAACGCGAAGATCGCGCATCACGCCCAGATCAACTTCTTAACGAAGCTTGGCGCGAAGTATCCACAGCGGATGGGACACTACGGCCCAGATTTATGGGGCATCACCAGCAGCGACAGCGAGTTTGGCTACCGCGATTGGGGCGGACCCTACAAGGACGGTCGCGTCGAGCCGGATCGAGAAATTGACGGGACAATCGTCCCTAGCGCCGCCGCCGGCGCTTTGGCCGTGTTGCCACACGAAGCGTTGCACACGCTCGAGTTCCAAAAGGATCGTTTCGGCGAGAAGATCTACGGTCACTACGGTTTCGTCAATGCTTTCAATCCGGCCAACGACTGGGTCAACCCGGACGTGATCGGGATCGACACCGGTATCTCGCTCATGATGGCCGAGAACATGCTAACCGGCAGGCTATGGAACCTCTTCATGCAGCACCCCGCCGCCCAGCGTGGGCTGAAGCTGGCCGGCTTCACACAGACAGGCTCGACGGTGCTTACGAGCAGGCCTTAG
- a CDS encoding DUF502 domain-containing protein produces the protein MSNTNQPSPQPEESGSSVLGWIMRTIFGGIVLVLPFAVMLAIVHYIFSLMNDYVVTPLAKLLLPKGFEDLFIFYWGPLLSVVVGLVFLFFMGLLFRTRVRNFVDWAFGKVPGVSTLYSAISDTAKALTGPPGLANVDTVVLVPFPQSETRMAGYLMTKSEQPNGRTLVAVYVPLVLFPPSGYTLVVPEDKIVYTDWPTKDVWKLLLSGGLTIPKNIPFEPEEGINQNKTTSGEPAVDHKE, from the coding sequence TTGTCGAATACGAATCAGCCGTCGCCTCAGCCGGAAGAGTCCGGCAGCAGCGTTTTGGGTTGGATCATGCGTACGATCTTTGGCGGGATCGTGTTGGTTCTGCCGTTTGCTGTGATGCTTGCCATCGTTCACTATATCTTTAGCTTGATGAACGATTACGTCGTTACTCCTTTGGCAAAGCTGCTGTTGCCGAAAGGGTTCGAGGATCTGTTTATTTTCTATTGGGGCCCTTTGCTCTCGGTCGTGGTTGGCCTGGTGTTTCTCTTTTTTATGGGGCTACTGTTTCGGACGCGTGTGCGCAACTTTGTGGACTGGGCTTTCGGCAAAGTGCCTGGCGTGAGCACCCTTTATTCGGCGATAAGCGACACGGCCAAGGCGCTGACCGGCCCCCCTGGCCTGGCGAATGTCGACACGGTGGTGCTCGTTCCCTTTCCCCAAAGCGAGACACGAATGGCCGGATACCTGATGACCAAAAGCGAGCAGCCCAACGGTCGCACATTGGTGGCCGTGTATGTGCCGCTGGTTTTGTTCCCGCCGTCAGGCTATACGCTTGTGGTGCCGGAAGACAAGATCGTCTACACCGATTGGCCGACCAAAGACGTGTGGAAGCTGCTCCTCTCAGGCGGCCTGACCATACCCAAGAATATCCCCTTCGAGCCAGAAGAAGGCATCAACCAGAACAAGACAACCAGCGGCGAGCCGGCGGTCGATCATAAAGAATAG
- a CDS encoding ferredoxin family protein, whose product MTHVVCEPCFNCKYTDCVVVCPVECFYEGDKILYIHPEECIDCEACVPECPVEAIFHEDNVPEEWQGFTELNAEMAPQCEVITEKKAPLADQ is encoded by the coding sequence ATGACTCACGTAGTCTGCGAACCGTGCTTTAACTGCAAGTACACGGATTGCGTCGTTGTTTGCCCCGTCGAATGTTTCTACGAAGGGGATAAGATCCTCTACATTCATCCCGAAGAGTGTATCGACTGCGAAGCGTGCGTGCCGGAGTGTCCCGTGGAAGCAATCTTCCACGAAGACAACGTGCCCGAAGAATGGCAAGGGTTCACCGAACTGAATGCCGAGATGGCTCCGCAGTGCGAAGTGATCACCGAAAAGAAAGCGCCGCTGGCCGACCAATAG
- a CDS encoding RNA polymerase sigma factor encodes MKASSADLQLLEDLLASPTANWRRFVDRYASTVIQVVQHARQNQKWTLTQKDADAVVVATFERLSENNLEILHRFDGNGSFTTFLTVAARRIVIQELQDRGAEQRIQTALKDASAERLQIPGTAS; translated from the coding sequence ATGAAAGCCAGTTCCGCCGATCTTCAATTGCTGGAAGACCTCTTAGCTTCCCCTACCGCGAACTGGCGGCGTTTTGTTGATCGTTATGCCAGTACCGTCATTCAGGTGGTCCAGCATGCCCGACAAAACCAGAAATGGACCCTCACTCAGAAGGATGCCGACGCGGTCGTGGTCGCCACTTTCGAGCGTTTGTCGGAAAACAACCTCGAGATTTTGCATCGCTTCGACGGTAACGGCAGTTTCACGACATTTCTAACCGTAGCGGCCCGGCGAATTGTGATCCAAGAGCTTCAAGATCGAGGTGCCGAGCAGCGGATTCAAACCGCCTTGAAAGACGCCTCGGCAGAACGCCTGCAGATCCCAGGCACGGCGTCGTAA